One Vibrio neonatus genomic window carries:
- the glnS gene encoding glutamine--tRNA ligase: MSEAEARPSNFIRQIIDKDIADGKHSSVHTRFPPEPNGYLHIGHAKSICLNFGIAQDYQGQCNLRFDDTNPEKEDIEYVDSIKSDVQWLGFDWSGEICYSSNYFDQLHAYAIELINKGLAYVEELSADEIREYRGTLTAPGKESPYRTRSVEENLALFEKMRAGGFAEGAACLRAKIDMSSSFMVMRDPVLYRVRFAHHHQTGDKWCIYPMYDFTHCISDALEGITHSLCTLEFQDNRRLYDWVLENITIETQPHQYEFSRLNLEYTVMSKRKLSQLVSENLVNGWDDPRMPTISGLRRRGFTPASIREFCKRIGVTKQENMIEFGSLESCVRDDLNENAPRAMAVLEPVKIVIENFPEDQVETLTVANHPNKPEMGNREVPFTREVWIEADDFREEANKKYKRLVLGKEVRLRGAYVIKAERIEKDEQGNITTIYCTYDDETLGKNPADGRKVKGVIHWVSASKGVPAEIRLYDRLFTVPNPAAAEDFKAVINPESLTTKQGVVEPSLVSAAADAGYQFERTGYFCIDSKDSTAEALVFNRTVGLRDTWAKVS, from the coding sequence ATGAGTGAAGCTGAGGCTCGACCATCGAATTTTATCCGTCAGATTATCGATAAAGATATCGCGGATGGTAAACACAGCAGCGTGCATACTCGTTTCCCGCCAGAGCCAAACGGCTACCTGCATATCGGGCACGCTAAATCGATCTGTCTAAACTTTGGTATTGCTCAAGATTATCAAGGTCAGTGTAACTTGCGCTTTGATGATACTAACCCTGAAAAAGAAGACATTGAATACGTTGATTCAATCAAAAGTGACGTGCAATGGTTAGGCTTTGATTGGTCTGGTGAAATTTGTTATTCATCTAACTATTTTGATCAGTTGCATGCGTATGCCATTGAACTGATTAATAAAGGCTTAGCGTACGTTGAAGAGCTAAGTGCTGATGAGATTCGTGAATACCGTGGCACTTTGACCGCTCCCGGTAAAGAAAGCCCATACCGTACTCGCTCTGTAGAAGAAAACTTAGCACTATTTGAAAAAATGCGTGCTGGTGGCTTTGCTGAAGGTGCGGCTTGTCTGCGTGCTAAGATTGATATGAGCTCATCATTTATGGTGATGCGCGATCCTGTTTTATATCGTGTACGCTTTGCTCACCATCACCAAACAGGTGATAAATGGTGCATTTACCCAATGTACGACTTCACGCACTGTATTTCGGATGCGCTAGAAGGCATTACTCACTCACTATGTACACTTGAGTTCCAAGACAACCGTCGTCTGTACGATTGGGTGTTGGAAAACATCACTATCGAAACTCAACCACACCAGTATGAGTTCAGCCGCCTTAACCTTGAATACACAGTTATGTCTAAGCGTAAGCTAAGCCAACTTGTGTCTGAAAACTTGGTTAATGGTTGGGATGATCCACGTATGCCGACTATTTCTGGTCTGCGTCGTCGTGGCTTTACTCCGGCTTCTATTCGTGAGTTTTGTAAACGTATCGGCGTAACAAAACAAGAGAACATGATTGAATTTGGTTCTTTAGAGTCTTGTGTTCGTGACGATCTTAACGAAAATGCACCTCGTGCAATGGCGGTGCTAGAGCCGGTTAAGATTGTGATTGAAAACTTCCCTGAAGATCAGGTCGAAACACTGACAGTGGCAAATCATCCAAATAAACCTGAAATGGGTAATCGTGAAGTACCATTTACTCGCGAAGTATGGATTGAAGCCGATGATTTCCGCGAAGAAGCTAACAAAAAATATAAGCGTTTAGTGCTTGGTAAAGAAGTTCGTCTACGCGGCGCGTATGTGATTAAAGCTGAGCGCATCGAAAAAGATGAGCAAGGCAACATCACCACTATCTACTGTACTTACGATGATGAGACATTAGGTAAAAACCCAGCTGATGGCCGTAAAGTAAAAGGCGTTATTCATTGGGTTTCAGCAAGTAAAGGTGTGCCTGCTGAGATTCGTTTATACGACCGTTTATTTACTGTGCCAAACCCTGCGGCAGCAGAAGACTTTAAAGCGGTAATTAACCCTGAGTCTTTAACCACAAAACAAGGTGTTGTTGAGCCAAGCCTCGTGAGCGCGGCTGCAGATGCAGGTTATCAGTTTGAACGTACTGGTTACTTCTGTATTGATAGCAAAGACAGCACCGCTGAGGCATTGGTATTTAACCGCACCGTTGGTTTACGTGATACTTGGGCTAAAGTGAGCTAG
- the nagE gene encoding N-acetylglucosamine-specific PTS transporter subunit IIBC, whose protein sequence is MNILGYLQKVGKALMVPVATLPAAAILMGIGYWIDPTGWGGNSPMAGFLIKAGAAIIDNMSWLFAVGVAYGMSKDKDGAAALSGLVMMYVVTTLLSPGAVAQIQGISGDAVPAAFGKIQNQFVGILVGIISAEIYNRFSTVELHKALAFFSGKRLVPILTSFAGIVMAFVLMYVWPAIYGGLVHFGESIQDMGSVGAGIYAFFNRLLIPIGLHHALNSVFWFDVAGINDIPNFLGGAKSIAEGTATLGVTGMYQAGFFPIMMFGLPGAALAIYHTSKSKHKEKVASIMIAAGFASFFTGVTEPLEFSFMFLAPGLYVLHAVLTGISVFIAAQMQWIAGFGFSAGLVDMVLSSRNPLAKDWYMLILQGVAFFGIYYAVFRTVIVKFGLKTPGREDDEGEASTVTGSSNSSELAKQYLKALGGHDNISSIDACITRLRLTLNDTSVVNEKILKDLGAMGVVKLGSNNVQVILGPLAEIVAGEMKQIPADADLTAVELPS, encoded by the coding sequence GTGAACATTCTTGGATATTTACAGAAGGTAGGTAAGGCACTGATGGTGCCAGTTGCTACCCTACCAGCAGCAGCAATATTAATGGGTATTGGTTACTGGATTGACCCAACCGGTTGGGGTGGTAACAGCCCAATGGCTGGCTTCCTAATCAAAGCCGGTGCAGCAATCATTGATAACATGTCGTGGCTATTCGCCGTTGGTGTTGCTTACGGTATGTCAAAAGACAAAGACGGTGCAGCAGCACTTTCTGGCTTAGTTATGATGTATGTTGTAACTACACTATTATCACCTGGAGCAGTGGCGCAGATTCAAGGAATCAGCGGCGATGCAGTTCCAGCAGCATTTGGTAAAATCCAAAACCAGTTTGTCGGTATCCTTGTGGGTATTATCTCTGCTGAAATCTATAACCGCTTCTCTACCGTTGAACTCCACAAAGCGTTGGCGTTCTTCTCTGGTAAGCGTTTAGTTCCTATCTTGACTTCGTTTGCTGGTATTGTAATGGCATTCGTACTTATGTATGTATGGCCTGCAATCTACGGTGGCCTTGTACACTTCGGTGAGTCTATTCAAGACATGGGTTCTGTAGGTGCTGGTATCTACGCGTTCTTTAACCGTCTACTTATTCCAATCGGTCTACACCACGCATTGAACTCAGTATTCTGGTTTGACGTTGCAGGTATTAACGATATCCCTAACTTCCTAGGCGGCGCGAAATCTATTGCTGAAGGTACTGCAACACTAGGTGTTACAGGTATGTACCAAGCAGGTTTCTTCCCAATTATGATGTTCGGTCTACCGGGCGCAGCATTGGCTATCTACCACACTTCTAAGTCTAAGCATAAAGAGAAAGTTGCATCTATCATGATTGCAGCGGGCTTCGCATCTTTCTTCACAGGTGTTACTGAGCCACTAGAATTCTCATTCATGTTCCTAGCACCAGGCCTATACGTTCTGCACGCAGTACTAACAGGTATCTCTGTATTCATCGCAGCACAAATGCAGTGGATTGCAGGCTTTGGTTTCTCGGCAGGTCTTGTGGATATGGTTCTTTCTAGCCGTAACCCACTGGCGAAAGACTGGTACATGCTAATCCTTCAAGGTGTTGCGTTCTTCGGTATTTACTACGCAGTGTTCCGCACAGTTATCGTTAAGTTTGGTCTTAAAACTCCAGGCCGTGAAGATGACGAAGGTGAAGCATCAACAGTAACTGGTTCTTCAAACTCTTCTGAGCTTGCAAAACAGTACCTAAAAGCACTAGGTGGTCATGACAACATTTCATCAATCGACGCATGTATCACTCGTCTACGTCTAACACTGAACGACACAAGTGTTGTAAACGAGAAAATACTGAAAGATTTAGGTGCGATGGGCGTGGTGAAACTAGGTTCAAATAACGTTCAAGTTATCCTAGGTCCTCTAGCTGAAATCGTAGCAGGCGAAATGAAACAAATCCCTGCAGATGCTGATTTAACAGCAGTAGAACTTCCATCTTAA
- the nagA gene encoding N-acetylglucosamine-6-phosphate deacetylase, translated as MYALTNCTVYTGSDILYNHAVVIEDDRIKAVCPEQDVDQSIERIDLNGANLSPGFIDVQLNGCGGVMLNDAISPETLQTMHNANLKSGCTSFLPTLITSSDENMRSAIEAQKQFQEKNAHQSLGLHLEGPYLNVARKGIHTESFIRQSDDEMIDFICQHADMVVKVTLAPEQNNPEHITRLTEAGIVVSIGHTAATYQQARDSFEQGITFATHLFNAMTPVTVREPGVVGAIFDTPDVYAGIIVDGHHVNYANIRMAKKLKGDKLVLVTDATAPAGADMDQFNFVGNTVYVRDGVCVGADGTLGGSALTMIEAVENCVKHAGFALDETLRMATLYPAKAIGLDHKLGRVKTGMIANLTIFNRNFNVEGTVVNGQFTKG; from the coding sequence ATGTATGCATTAACCAACTGTACCGTATATACCGGTAGCGACATCTTATACAACCACGCCGTCGTCATCGAAGATGATCGTATTAAAGCCGTTTGCCCAGAGCAAGACGTTGATCAAAGCATTGAACGCATTGATCTTAACGGTGCAAACTTAAGCCCAGGCTTTATCGACGTACAGTTAAACGGCTGTGGTGGCGTGATGCTTAATGATGCTATCTCTCCTGAAACGCTACAAACAATGCACAACGCAAACCTAAAATCTGGATGTACAAGCTTTTTACCGACCTTGATCACCTCTTCAGATGAAAATATGCGCTCTGCTATTGAAGCTCAAAAACAATTCCAAGAGAAAAATGCTCATCAATCTTTAGGTTTGCACCTTGAAGGCCCATACCTAAACGTTGCTCGCAAAGGCATTCACACTGAATCTTTCATTCGACAATCTGACGATGAGATGATTGATTTCATCTGCCAGCATGCTGATATGGTGGTAAAAGTGACCTTAGCGCCAGAGCAAAATAACCCAGAGCATATCACTCGCCTAACTGAAGCTGGCATCGTGGTCTCTATCGGACACACAGCAGCCACCTACCAACAAGCAAGAGATAGCTTTGAGCAAGGCATCACCTTTGCCACTCACCTATTCAATGCAATGACGCCTGTTACCGTTCGTGAGCCAGGTGTGGTGGGCGCTATTTTTGATACGCCTGATGTATACGCTGGCATTATTGTTGATGGACACCACGTCAACTACGCCAATATTCGTATGGCGAAAAAGCTTAAAGGTGACAAATTAGTCTTGGTGACTGATGCTACTGCACCTGCTGGCGCAGATATGGATCAATTTAATTTTGTTGGCAATACCGTGTATGTTCGCGACGGTGTCTGTGTTGGCGCAGATGGCACTTTAGGTGGCTCAGCTCTAACAATGATTGAAGCGGTAGAGAACTGTGTGAAACACGCTGGATTTGCTTTAGATGAAACTTTACGTATGGCAACGCTATATCCTGCCAAAGCAATTGGCCTAGATCATAAGCTAGGACGTGTAAAAACTGGTATGATAGCAAACCTTACAATTTTTAATCGCAACTTTAACGTTGAAGGGACCGTAGTAAACGGTCAATTTACAAAAGGATAG
- the nagC gene encoding DNA-binding transcriptional regulator NagC, whose product MTGGQIGNVDLVKQLNSAAVYRLIDQQGPISRIQIAELSHLAPASVTKITRQLLEYNFVQEVAQQASTGGRRAISLTTQVTQFHSIAVRVGRDYIQLSLHDLSGEVLTKTESSIQYSNQDQLVGQLIDKIKLFKASLEGSDYQLIAIGVTLPGLVNPDEGEVQYMPNTKIDHLPLGKILQEQFQLECFVGNDIRAMALAEHYFGATRDCMDSVLISVHRGTGSGIMAGGQVFLGSNRNVGEIGHIQIDPLGEQCQCGNFGCLETVAANPAIIKGVKTRLARGYNSTLSDEPNITIKTICDHALLGDALATQSIVRVGVQLGKAIAIVINLFNPQKIVLAGDITAAKELLFPAIQRNVNSQSLTAFHKDLPIVSSELDQFPTMGAFAMVKRAMLNGMLLQKLMDSAH is encoded by the coding sequence ATGACAGGCGGACAAATTGGCAACGTTGACCTTGTAAAACAGCTAAATAGTGCAGCTGTTTATCGTCTAATCGACCAACAAGGGCCTATTTCTCGAATTCAGATCGCCGAATTGAGCCATTTAGCACCAGCAAGTGTTACTAAGATCACTCGACAATTATTAGAGTACAACTTCGTACAAGAAGTTGCCCAGCAAGCCTCTACCGGTGGCAGGCGGGCGATCTCATTAACCACACAGGTGACTCAATTCCATTCTATCGCGGTTCGAGTGGGTAGGGATTACATCCAATTGTCCTTGCATGATTTGAGTGGTGAGGTTCTAACCAAAACAGAATCTTCCATTCAATACAGCAACCAAGATCAATTAGTTGGTCAACTCATTGATAAAATAAAACTATTCAAGGCAAGCCTTGAAGGCTCTGACTACCAACTAATTGCCATCGGCGTCACTTTGCCCGGCCTAGTTAACCCCGATGAAGGTGAAGTGCAGTACATGCCAAACACCAAAATCGACCACTTACCTTTAGGTAAAATTCTACAAGAACAATTCCAACTAGAATGTTTTGTCGGTAATGACATTCGCGCCATGGCACTTGCTGAGCATTACTTTGGCGCCACCCGCGATTGTATGGACTCTGTGCTGATCAGTGTGCACCGAGGTACAGGTTCGGGCATTATGGCCGGAGGGCAGGTCTTTTTAGGTTCAAATCGAAATGTCGGTGAAATCGGACATATTCAAATTGATCCACTGGGTGAGCAATGCCAATGTGGTAACTTTGGTTGTTTAGAAACCGTTGCCGCTAACCCTGCCATCATCAAAGGCGTTAAAACTCGCCTAGCAAGAGGCTATAATTCTACCCTCTCTGATGAACCGAACATTACGATAAAAACCATTTGTGATCATGCACTTCTTGGTGATGCACTGGCTACACAGAGCATTGTTCGTGTCGGTGTTCAACTGGGTAAAGCCATTGCAATTGTAATAAACCTATTTAATCCGCAAAAAATCGTTTTAGCGGGTGATATTACAGCGGCAAAAGAGTTATTATTCCCTGCAATTCAAAGGAATGTGAACAGCCAGTCATTAACAGCGTTTCATAAAGACCTACCTATTGTTTCATCTGAACTCGATCAGTTCCCGACTATGGGTGCTTTTGCAATGGTAAAACGTGCGATGTTAAACGGTATGTTGCTACAAAAACTAATGGATTCAGCACACTAG
- a CDS encoding cation:proton antiporter family protein, which yields MDIMLICGAFLAGFIAQRCNLPPLVGFLLAGFTLNAFGFESNNAISEIADLGVTLLLFTIGLKLDVKVLLSKEIWGGATLHNVASTAFFSLCLFGLQAIGVSLFADMPFSQLVILGFALSFSSTVFAIKALQDNGEINSTYGSMAIGILVMQDIFAVAFLTVSTGKIPEWYAIFLFALPIVRPLFYKVLDKVGHGELLVLCGIFFALVLGVGLFELVGVKGDLGALVIGMLLAGHKKASELSKSLFNLKEMFLVCFFLNIGLSEQPTMAGLILALVFMLLLPAKGLLYYVILDRFKFRIRTSLLTSLTLFNYSEFGLIVGGLAYKEGWISGDIMVSIALAVSISFVLAAPLNRFSNGIYRRSATWLKEHSDSKIHIRDQAINIGQSQILVLGMGRIGTGAYDELSERHGDICLGIEIRNDTSEHHAKQQRNILCGDVTDSDFWEKVQNLEQVKLILLAIPNNKGNRYALEQLRLRGYTGKIAAIAEYQDQVDQFIELGADAAFNIYREAGSGFARHVCDTLSPQFASQNNLKQ from the coding sequence ATGGACATAATGCTCATCTGTGGCGCTTTTTTAGCGGGATTTATCGCCCAAAGATGTAACCTTCCCCCTTTAGTCGGCTTTTTACTGGCGGGCTTTACTCTCAATGCCTTTGGTTTTGAAAGCAACAACGCCATTAGTGAAATTGCCGATCTTGGCGTGACCTTACTGCTATTTACTATCGGTTTAAAACTGGACGTCAAAGTCCTGCTCTCTAAAGAAATTTGGGGAGGCGCTACGCTACACAATGTGGCCTCAACTGCTTTCTTCAGCCTATGTCTATTTGGACTGCAAGCAATTGGCGTAAGCCTGTTTGCTGATATGCCCTTTTCTCAACTGGTCATTTTAGGCTTTGCACTGTCATTCTCTAGTACCGTATTTGCCATAAAAGCATTGCAGGACAACGGCGAAATCAACTCCACCTACGGAAGCATGGCGATTGGTATCTTAGTCATGCAAGATATCTTTGCGGTGGCATTTCTGACCGTATCCACGGGAAAAATCCCTGAATGGTACGCCATTTTCTTATTTGCTCTGCCGATAGTCCGTCCTTTGTTTTATAAAGTACTGGATAAAGTGGGACACGGTGAGTTACTGGTGTTATGCGGCATCTTTTTCGCATTGGTGCTTGGCGTAGGATTATTTGAGCTTGTCGGCGTTAAAGGTGACTTAGGCGCCTTGGTTATCGGCATGCTGTTGGCGGGTCATAAAAAAGCATCCGAGTTATCTAAGTCACTGTTTAACTTAAAAGAAATGTTCTTGGTCTGTTTTTTCTTAAACATTGGACTTTCCGAACAACCGACAATGGCAGGGTTAATACTTGCTCTAGTATTTATGCTCCTGCTACCGGCAAAAGGGCTTTTATACTACGTCATCTTAGATAGGTTCAAATTCCGCATTCGCACCTCCCTGCTCACCTCTTTAACTCTGTTCAACTACAGTGAATTTGGTTTAATCGTCGGTGGACTGGCGTATAAAGAAGGTTGGATTTCTGGAGACATTATGGTTTCCATCGCGCTAGCGGTCTCTATCTCCTTTGTTTTGGCCGCACCGTTAAATCGCTTTAGTAATGGGATTTATCGCCGCAGCGCAACTTGGCTTAAAGAACACAGTGATAGCAAAATCCATATTCGAGATCAGGCTATCAATATCGGGCAGTCGCAAATCTTAGTGCTCGGGATGGGGCGTATAGGAACCGGAGCCTATGATGAGCTCAGTGAACGTCACGGCGATATCTGTCTTGGCATAGAAATACGCAACGATACCTCTGAGCATCACGCCAAGCAGCAACGAAATATTCTCTGTGGTGACGTGACCGATTCCGATTTTTGGGAAAAAGTGCAGAATTTAGAACAAGTTAAGTTGATATTGCTCGCTATTCCGAACAATAAAGGTAACCGTTACGCATTGGAACAATTAAGGTTAAGAGGTTATACAGGCAAAATTGCGGCGATTGCAGAATATCAAGATCAGGTAGATCAATTCATAGAATTAGGCGCAGACGCGGCGTTTAATATCTATCGAGAAGCTGGCAGCGGTTTTGCTCGCCATGTATGTGACACTTTATCGCCTCAATTTGCATCTCAAAATAATCTGAAACAGTGA